The following coding sequences are from one Luteimonas sp. S4-F44 window:
- a CDS encoding zinc-binding alcohol dehydrogenase family protein, whose amino-acid sequence MTLETLSSPSIQASACAWSQADAEPETMQAIACAPGARGAWRPVETPIPLPGPDQVLIRVLSAGFGHWDILERDGRLPGAELRPPGPWIGGAEGAGTVVEVGAGVQRLREGDRVCGLTLPRAPRHGFHAQFALVDADRAWRIPARLPLPHAAALPVDGGLAMHAVAQVLGLGAGDTLVLLGASGGIGHMALQFARQRGARVLAVVSGSDGIALAERLGADMAIDGRRHDLAAALRIFAPERPTAALLTASDAALARCVVDALQPGGRIAWPHGVTPPPVRADIAATGFGAHAGATSVQAACRAIERGPFHLHVGARLPLSRIADAERALTAHHLGRVVLDIP is encoded by the coding sequence ATGACACTCGAGACTCTCTCCTCGCCCTCGATCCAGGCATCGGCCTGCGCCTGGTCGCAGGCCGATGCCGAGCCGGAGACGATGCAGGCAATCGCCTGCGCACCGGGCGCACGCGGCGCCTGGCGCCCGGTGGAGACGCCGATTCCGTTGCCCGGCCCCGACCAGGTGCTGATCCGCGTGCTGTCGGCGGGTTTCGGCCATTGGGACATCCTCGAACGCGATGGCCGCCTGCCCGGCGCGGAGTTGCGGCCCCCCGGCCCCTGGATCGGCGGCGCGGAAGGCGCCGGGACGGTGGTCGAGGTCGGCGCGGGCGTGCAGCGGCTGCGCGAGGGCGATCGGGTCTGCGGCCTGACGCTGCCGCGCGCCCCGCGCCACGGCTTCCACGCGCAATTCGCGCTCGTCGATGCCGACCGTGCATGGCGCATTCCGGCGCGCCTGCCGTTGCCGCATGCCGCCGCGCTGCCGGTCGATGGCGGTCTGGCGATGCACGCCGTCGCCCAGGTGCTGGGGCTGGGCGCTGGCGATACGCTGGTGCTGCTGGGCGCGAGCGGTGGCATCGGGCATATGGCGCTGCAGTTCGCCCGCCAGCGCGGCGCGCGGGTGCTGGCGGTGGTCTCGGGCTCCGATGGCATCGCGCTGGCCGAGCGGCTCGGCGCGGACATGGCGATCGATGGACGGCGCCACGACCTCGCCGCGGCGCTGCGCATTTTCGCCCCCGAGCGCCCGACCGCAGCCTTGTTGACCGCGAGCGATGCCGCGCTCGCCCGGTGCGTGGTCGATGCCCTGCAGCCCGGCGGCCGCATCGCCTGGCCGCATGGCGTGACGCCGCCGCCGGTGCGCGCGGACATCGCCGCGACCGGCTTCGGCGCACATGCCGGCGCGACCTCGGTGCAGGCGGCCTGCCGCGCGATCGAGCGCGGGCCGTTCCATCTGCACGTCGGCGCACGCCTGCCGCTGTCGCGGATCGCCGATGCCGAGCGCGCGCTCACCGCGCATCATCTGGGTCGTGTCGTGCTCGACATCCCCTAG
- a CDS encoding ABC transporter ATP-binding protein — protein sequence MLRWFENRIAPFPSAPPEQPPRTLFAFCMHYVRGSGRWLLLMALFTAAIAISEVVLYAYVGSLVDRLASHTPASFLDAEGGRLAAMAVLVLIGLPVMTLFSSLIIHQTLLGNFPMRIRWNVHRYLLRQSMTYFQEEFAGRIATKLMQTSLAVRETVIKLLDVGNYVLVYLTGALVVAASADWRMMLPFLGWVLCYAALMRVFVPRLSKISEKQADARAVMTGRIVDSYTNIATVKLFSHSSREQSYAYEAMDGFLDTVHGQMRLVTIINVCNYVLNMLLVASVGGLGLWLWHGGAISTGAIAVAIALALRMLGMSQWIMWELSALFENIGTVRDGINSISLAPTVDDAPAAQVLPPVRGDIRFEGVNFHYGQAERSVIEGLDLHVRPGEKIGLVGRSGAGKSTLVNLLLRFYDREAGAIRIDGIDIASVTQDSLRAQIGMVTQDTSLLHRSVRENILYGRPDASEAEMIEAARRAEAHEFILGLSDAKGRTGYDAQVGERGVKLSGGQRQRIAIARVLLKNAPILVLDEATSALDSEAEAAIQENLYRLMEGKTVIAIAHRLSTIAAMDRLIIMERGRIVEQGTHEALIAANGIYAQLWRRQSGGFLQDDAP from the coding sequence ATGCTCCGCTGGTTCGAAAACCGCATCGCCCCGTTCCCCTCCGCCCCGCCCGAGCAGCCGCCGCGGACGCTGTTCGCGTTCTGCATGCACTACGTGCGCGGCAGCGGCCGCTGGCTGCTGCTGATGGCCCTGTTCACCGCGGCCATCGCGATCTCCGAGGTTGTGCTCTACGCCTACGTCGGCTCGCTGGTCGATCGCCTGGCGTCGCACACGCCCGCGTCGTTCCTCGATGCCGAGGGCGGCCGGCTCGCGGCGATGGCCGTGCTGGTGCTCATCGGCCTGCCGGTGATGACGCTGTTCAGCTCGTTGATCATCCATCAGACGCTGCTCGGCAATTTCCCGATGCGGATCCGCTGGAACGTGCATCGCTACCTGCTGCGGCAGTCGATGACCTACTTCCAGGAAGAGTTCGCCGGCCGCATCGCGACCAAGCTGATGCAGACCTCGCTGGCGGTGCGCGAGACGGTCATCAAGCTGCTGGATGTCGGCAACTACGTGCTGGTCTACCTGACCGGCGCGCTGGTGGTCGCGGCCTCGGCCGACTGGCGGATGATGCTGCCGTTCCTGGGCTGGGTGCTGTGCTACGCGGCGCTGATGCGCGTCTTCGTGCCGCGGCTGAGCAAGATCTCCGAAAAGCAGGCCGATGCGCGCGCAGTGATGACCGGGCGCATCGTCGACAGCTACACCAACATCGCCACGGTCAAGCTGTTCTCGCATTCCTCGCGCGAGCAGTCCTACGCCTACGAGGCGATGGACGGCTTCCTCGACACCGTGCACGGGCAGATGCGGCTGGTGACGATCATCAACGTCTGCAACTACGTGCTCAACATGCTGCTGGTCGCTTCGGTCGGCGGGCTCGGCCTGTGGCTGTGGCATGGCGGGGCGATCAGCACCGGCGCGATCGCGGTGGCGATCGCGCTGGCACTGCGCATGCTCGGCATGTCGCAATGGATCATGTGGGAGCTTTCGGCGCTGTTCGAGAACATCGGCACGGTGCGCGACGGCATCAACTCGATCTCGCTGGCGCCCACCGTCGACGATGCGCCCGCCGCGCAGGTGCTGCCGCCGGTGCGCGGCGACATCCGCTTCGAGGGCGTCAACTTCCACTACGGCCAGGCCGAGCGCAGCGTCATCGAGGGCCTGGATCTGCACGTGCGGCCCGGCGAGAAGATCGGCTTGGTCGGGCGCTCTGGCGCGGGCAAATCGACCCTGGTCAACCTGCTGCTGCGCTTCTACGACCGCGAGGCGGGTGCGATCCGCATCGACGGCATCGACATCGCCAGCGTCACTCAGGACTCGCTGCGTGCGCAGATCGGCATGGTGACCCAGGACACCTCGCTGCTGCACCGCTCTGTGCGCGAGAACATCCTCTACGGCCGCCCGGACGCGAGCGAGGCGGAGATGATCGAGGCCGCGCGGCGCGCCGAAGCGCATGAATTCATCCTCGGCCTGAGCGATGCCAAGGGCCGCACCGGTTACGACGCCCAGGTCGGCGAACGCGGCGTCAAGTTGTCGGGCGGCCAGCGCCAGCGCATCGCGATCGCACGCGTGCTGCTGAAGAACGCCCCGATCCTGGTGCTCGACGAGGCCACCTCGGCGCTCGACTCCGAGGCCGAAGCCGCGATCCAGGAGAATCTCTACCGGCTGATGGAAGGCAAGACGGTGATCGCGATCGCACATCGGCTGTCGACGATCGCAGCGATGGACCGTCTGATCATCATGGAGCGCGGCCGGATCGTCGAACAGGGCACGCACGAGGCGCTGATCGCAGCCAACGGCATCTACGCGCAACTGTGGCGGCGGCAGTCGGGCGGTTTCCTGCAGGACGACGCGCCCTGA
- a CDS encoding alpha/beta hydrolase, protein MPRLCSLFLSLAALSAASASASPDGGELQDFESPYPRQAHALTSQGQALSMAYLDVRPEGPGNGRTAVLLHGKNFCAETWEDTIAALVGAGWRVVAPDQVGFCGSSKPRGYQFSFAQLAANTHGLLQALGVERPVLIGHSMGGMLATRYALQYPDAVARLVLVNPIGLEDWQAEGVPYATVDQLMEGERRTTAESIRAYQRKFYYDGRWDPRYDRWVEMLAGLYAGPDGELVAWNQAQTSEMVFTQPVVHEFPKLRVPTLLMIGGKDRTAPGAHRAPPQIAARLGDYPALGRRTVQAIPDAELVEFPALGHSPQVEAPEQFHAALLPRLAR, encoded by the coding sequence ATGCCGCGCTTGTGTTCGCTCTTCCTGTCGCTCGCCGCACTGTCGGCCGCGTCCGCATCCGCCTCGCCCGACGGTGGCGAGTTGCAGGACTTCGAGTCCCCGTACCCGCGCCAGGCGCATGCGCTGACCTCGCAGGGCCAGGCGCTGTCGATGGCCTACCTGGACGTGCGGCCGGAAGGGCCGGGTAATGGGCGCACGGCCGTGCTGCTGCACGGCAAGAACTTCTGCGCGGAGACCTGGGAGGACACGATCGCGGCGCTGGTCGGCGCCGGCTGGCGGGTCGTCGCGCCCGACCAGGTCGGCTTCTGCGGATCGAGCAAGCCGCGCGGCTACCAGTTCTCGTTCGCCCAGCTCGCCGCCAACACCCACGGCTTGCTGCAGGCGTTGGGGGTCGAGCGCCCGGTGCTGATCGGCCACTCGATGGGCGGCATGCTGGCGACCCGCTACGCGCTGCAGTATCCCGATGCGGTCGCGCGGCTGGTGCTGGTCAATCCGATCGGGCTCGAGGACTGGCAGGCCGAGGGCGTGCCGTACGCGACGGTCGATCAGTTGATGGAAGGCGAGCGCAGGACGACCGCCGAGAGCATCCGGGCCTATCAGCGCAAGTTCTATTACGACGGTCGCTGGGACCCGCGCTACGACCGCTGGGTCGAGATGCTGGCCGGCCTGTACGCCGGCCCCGACGGCGAGCTCGTGGCCTGGAACCAAGCCCAGACGTCGGAGATGGTGTTCACGCAGCCGGTGGTGCATGAGTTCCCGAAGCTGCGCGTGCCGACGCTGCTGATGATCGGCGGCAAGGACCGCACCGCGCCGGGCGCCCACCGCGCGCCGCCGCAGATCGCCGCGCGGCTGGGTGACTACCCGGCGCTCGGTCGACGCACGGTCCAGGCGATCCCCGATGCCGAACTGGTCGAGTTCCCGGCGCTGGGGCACTCACCGCAGGTCGAGGCGCCCGAGCAGTTCCACGCGGCGCTGCTGCCGCGGCTGGCGCGCTGA
- the soxR gene encoding redox-sensitive transcriptional activator SoxR has protein sequence MGQNGVGTHETLSVGELAARSGVAISALHFYERQGLLRSTRNAGNQRRYRRDALRRVAVIRVAQRAGIPLAAIGEALATLPDGRTPTQADWTRLSRRWRADLDARIAQLTRLRDQLDGCIGCGCLSLRVCPLRNPGDVARARGPGAPYLEP, from the coding sequence ATGGGCCAGAACGGTGTGGGGACGCACGAGACGTTGTCGGTCGGCGAACTGGCCGCGCGCAGCGGGGTCGCGATCTCGGCCCTACATTTCTACGAACGCCAGGGCCTGCTGCGCAGCACGCGCAACGCCGGCAACCAGCGTCGGTATCGGCGCGACGCGCTGCGGCGGGTCGCGGTGATCCGGGTCGCGCAGCGGGCCGGCATCCCGCTGGCCGCGATCGGCGAGGCGCTGGCGACCCTGCCCGACGGACGGACGCCGACCCAGGCCGACTGGACGCGCCTGTCGCGCCGCTGGCGGGCCGACCTCGATGCCCGCATCGCCCAGCTCACGCGATTGCGCGACCAGCTCGACGGCTGCATCGGTTGCGGATGTCTGTCGCTGCGGGTCTGCCCCCTGCGCAATCCGGGCGATGTGGCCCGCGCGCGCGGTCCCGGGGCGCCGTATCTCGAGCCGTGA
- a CDS encoding class I SAM-dependent methyltransferase: protein MIRSTSSRPALALCVLVPALMTACTRDPQPSQATADAGVPAATSADGAPTAVPTVTAQIGPDSPFAEGAPPPSREPDVIYVPTPEPVVDAMLNLAKVGEGDVLYDLGSGDGRIPIAAAQRFGVRAVGIDINPVRVREANANAEAAGVTDLVTFKEADLFQEDISEASVVTLYLLQSLNVKLRPKLLAELKPGTRIVSHAFDMADQWTPEATQEVDGTRIYLWTVPER, encoded by the coding sequence ATGATCCGATCGACCTCGTCCCGTCCCGCGCTCGCGCTGTGCGTGCTGGTGCCCGCTTTGATGACGGCCTGCACGCGGGATCCGCAGCCATCGCAGGCCACGGCCGATGCCGGCGTCCCCGCAGCGACGAGCGCAGACGGCGCGCCCACCGCGGTGCCGACGGTCACCGCGCAGATCGGTCCGGACTCGCCGTTCGCCGAAGGCGCGCCGCCGCCGTCGCGCGAGCCCGATGTGATCTACGTGCCGACACCCGAACCGGTGGTCGATGCGATGCTCAATCTGGCCAAGGTCGGCGAGGGCGACGTGCTCTACGACCTGGGCTCGGGCGATGGCCGCATCCCGATCGCGGCGGCGCAACGCTTCGGCGTGCGCGCGGTCGGCATCGACATCAACCCGGTGCGCGTACGCGAGGCGAACGCCAACGCCGAAGCGGCCGGCGTCACCGACCTGGTCACGTTCAAAGAGGCCGACCTGTTCCAGGAGGACATCAGCGAGGCCAGCGTCGTCACGCTGTATCTGCTGCAGAGCCTCAATGTGAAACTGCGCCCGAAACTGCTCGCCGAGCTCAAGCCCGGCACACGGATCGTCAGCCACGCCTTCGACATGGCCGACCAGTGGACGCCCGAGGCCACGCAGGAGGTCGACGGCACGCGCATCTATCTGTGGACGGTGCCCGAACGCTGA
- a CDS encoding amino acid permease: MDASERRPEMADPAPPRATLRARDAFAITIGIVVGAGIFRTPSLVAGASSSEVALLLAWIAGGALSIVGALCYAELATTYPQAGGDYAYLRRAYGPRMAFLFAWARMAVIQTGSIALLCFIVGDYMAQLFDLGGGASALVAAAAVIALSAINWIGTRQSAAVQTWLTIVEIAGVLLIVVAGLAFAPTGIAPVPGSDGDSAIGLVLVFVLLTYGGWNEAVYITAEVRDARRWMPRVLVLSLIAIAALYVLVNLAYLRVLGLGGMAEHNAVAAEVMGRVFGPSGAALMSAIVVAAALTSANATLITGARSVYAVGRDFPALGVIGRWDARSGAPRAAILVQGVLALALVVLGAFARDGFEVAVEYTAPVFWLFFLLVGIALFVLRRRDPDQPRPFRVPLYPALPLLFCATSAYLLYASLAYTGRGALVGVVVLAIGGLLLLRLRPSTRPEETSP; the protein is encoded by the coding sequence ATGGACGCAAGCGAACGCCGGCCCGAGATGGCCGACCCTGCGCCCCCGCGCGCCACATTACGTGCGCGCGATGCGTTCGCGATCACGATCGGCATCGTCGTCGGCGCCGGCATCTTCCGGACCCCCTCGCTGGTGGCCGGCGCCTCCAGCAGCGAAGTGGCGCTGCTGCTCGCCTGGATCGCCGGCGGTGCCCTGTCGATCGTCGGGGCGCTGTGCTACGCCGAACTGGCCACGACTTACCCGCAGGCGGGCGGCGACTACGCCTACCTGCGCCGCGCCTACGGGCCGCGCATGGCCTTCCTGTTCGCGTGGGCGCGGATGGCGGTGATCCAGACCGGATCGATCGCGTTGCTGTGCTTCATCGTCGGCGACTACATGGCGCAGCTGTTCGACCTGGGCGGCGGCGCATCGGCGCTGGTTGCGGCCGCGGCGGTGATCGCGCTATCGGCGATCAACTGGATCGGTACGCGCCAGAGTGCGGCGGTGCAGACGTGGCTGACGATCGTCGAGATCGCCGGCGTGCTGTTGATCGTCGTCGCGGGGCTGGCGTTCGCGCCCACCGGCATCGCACCGGTGCCCGGCAGCGACGGCGACAGCGCGATCGGCCTGGTCCTGGTGTTCGTACTGCTGACCTACGGCGGCTGGAACGAGGCGGTCTACATCACCGCCGAGGTCCGCGACGCGCGCCGCTGGATGCCGCGTGTGCTGGTGCTCAGCCTGATCGCGATCGCCGCGCTGTACGTGCTGGTCAACCTGGCTTATCTGCGCGTGCTCGGCCTGGGCGGCATGGCGGAGCACAACGCCGTCGCGGCCGAGGTGATGGGCCGGGTCTTCGGGCCGAGCGGCGCGGCGTTGATGAGCGCGATCGTGGTCGCCGCGGCACTGACCTCGGCCAATGCGACGCTGATCACCGGCGCGCGCAGCGTGTATGCGGTGGGGCGCGATTTCCCGGCGCTGGGCGTCATCGGCCGCTGGGATGCACGCAGCGGCGCGCCGCGCGCGGCGATCCTGGTCCAAGGCGTGCTGGCACTGGCGCTGGTCGTGCTGGGCGCGTTCGCGCGCGATGGCTTCGAGGTCGCGGTGGAGTACACCGCGCCGGTGTTCTGGCTGTTCTTCCTGCTGGTGGGCATCGCACTGTTCGTGCTGCGCCGGCGCGACCCCGACCAGCCACGCCCATTCCGGGTACCGCTGTATCCCGCGCTGCCGCTGCTGTTCTGCGCGACCAGCGCCTACCTGCTGTATGCGAGCCTGGCCTACACCGGGCGCGGCGCGCTGGTCGGCGTCGTCGTGCTCGCCATCGGCGGGCTGCTGTTGCTCCGGCTTCGACCGTCCACCCGTCCTGAGGAGACCTCGCCATGA
- a CDS encoding ribonuclease H-like domain-containing protein codes for MSALAKRLGLLRNQAGTALPSVAPARPMGPALPPRAQWPRADAQRSPEVVAEQLRKLMKLRTPAMAPRPAAPVDRRLPGEEIAPGLRYLEQVAAWSHDDAELALHDIRHDTARRGDLLAFDTETTGLAGGTGTRAFMIGAADFVDGRLRIRQLCITTLGAEREMLKVFASWLRRQTVLVSYNGRCYDRPLLTTRYRLARMRDPLIDLRHVDLLHPVRRRYRGVWANCRLATVERELLGVLREDDLPGSEAPAAWLGYLRGGSADKLRRVGLHNAQDLRSLFGVLEAMRDR; via the coding sequence ATGAGCGCGCTGGCCAAGCGGCTGGGATTGCTGCGCAACCAGGCCGGCACCGCGCTGCCGAGCGTCGCGCCGGCCCGGCCGATGGGTCCCGCGCTGCCGCCGCGCGCGCAGTGGCCGCGCGCCGATGCACAGCGTTCGCCGGAGGTCGTCGCCGAGCAGCTGCGCAAGCTGATGAAGCTGCGCACGCCGGCGATGGCGCCGCGCCCGGCCGCGCCGGTCGATCGCAGGCTACCGGGCGAGGAGATCGCGCCGGGCCTGCGCTATCTCGAGCAGGTCGCGGCCTGGTCGCACGACGATGCCGAACTGGCGCTGCACGACATTCGCCACGACACCGCGCGGCGCGGCGACCTGCTTGCGTTCGACACCGAGACCACCGGCCTGGCCGGCGGCACCGGCACCCGCGCCTTCATGATCGGCGCGGCGGACTTCGTCGACGGCCGGCTGCGGATCCGTCAGCTGTGCATCACCACCCTTGGCGCCGAACGCGAGATGCTGAAGGTCTTCGCCAGCTGGCTGCGGCGGCAGACCGTGCTGGTGAGCTACAACGGGCGCTGCTACGACCGTCCGCTGCTGACCACGCGCTACCGTCTGGCGCGGATGCGCGATCCGCTGATCGATCTGCGTCACGTCGACCTGCTGCACCCGGTGCGGCGGCGCTATCGCGGCGTCTGGGCCAATTGCCGGCTGGCGACCGTCGAGCGCGAACTGCTCGGCGTGCTGCGCGAGGACGACCTGCCCGGCAGCGAGGCGCCGGCGGCGTGGCTGGGCTATCTGCGCGGCGGCAGCGCCGACAAGCTGCGGCGCGTCGGCCTGCACAATGCGCAGGATCTGCGAAGCCTGTTCGGGGTGCTCGAGGCGATGCGCGACCGCTGA
- a CDS encoding DEAD/DEAH box helicase, protein MPATPAGTAPGTALATKLSAKYPGRITGSLLLPGQPGRYAPMPADVPEALAGALRSRGIDRLYSHQAQAWAATQAGRHVVVATPTASGKSLCYTLPVLSAAITARSKALYLFPTKALAQDQVAELLELNAAGELGLRAATFDGDTPGDARQAIRINGDIVVSNPDMLHQAILPHHTKWAQFFENLRYVVIDEIHTYRGVFGSHVANVIRRLKRVCAFYGVTPQFILCSATIGNAREHGRALIEVDDAQLEAIDDGGAPRGDKHVLLWNPPVVNPDLGLRASARSQSNRIARLAIRSGLKTLVFCQTRLMVEVLTKYLKEVFDHDPRKPRRIRAYRGGYLPTERRAAEREMRAGTIDGIVSTSALELGVDIGSLDVVVLNGYPGSISATWQRFGRAGRRQQPSVGVLVASSEPMDQYVVRHPEFFAQANPEHARIEPDQPLILLDHIRCAAFELPFVDGDMFGPIAPLPWLEVLAESGVLHHEGDRWEWIADSYPAQAVNLRSVADGNFVVVDRTDGRQTIIAEVDYSAAALTLYEGAIHMIQSEPFQVERLDWDGRKAYVQRTHVDYYTDAIDYTKLKVLDDAEQADAGQGSAHLGEVHVVRRVSGYKKIRFHTHENIGYGPVNLPDQELHTSAVWWQLPQRALDAAFDARHEALDGFLGASYALHLVAQVAVMAESRDLQKAVGSGDGTWFATADQRGRGQLRDGEGAAIDIAHIGRFAPTLYLYDNYPGGVGLSSPLFERRDELLAQAAALIGGCGCRAGCPACVGPILASEEDAERTPRQLAARVIDLLVAA, encoded by the coding sequence CTGCCCGCGACCCCGGCCGGCACCGCGCCCGGCACTGCGCTTGCGACCAAGTTGTCGGCCAAGTATCCCGGGCGCATCACCGGCAGCCTGCTGTTGCCCGGCCAGCCAGGACGCTACGCGCCGATGCCCGCCGACGTGCCCGAGGCGCTGGCGGGCGCGCTGCGCAGCCGCGGCATCGACCGACTCTACAGCCACCAGGCGCAGGCCTGGGCCGCGACCCAGGCCGGGCGGCACGTCGTCGTCGCCACCCCGACCGCGTCGGGCAAGTCGCTGTGCTACACGCTGCCGGTGCTGTCGGCGGCGATCACCGCGCGCAGCAAGGCGCTGTACCTGTTCCCGACCAAGGCACTGGCGCAGGACCAGGTGGCCGAGTTGCTGGAACTCAATGCTGCCGGCGAGCTCGGCCTGCGCGCGGCGACCTTCGACGGCGACACGCCCGGGGACGCGCGCCAGGCGATCCGCATCAATGGCGACATCGTTGTCAGCAACCCCGACATGCTGCACCAGGCGATCCTGCCGCATCACACCAAGTGGGCGCAGTTCTTCGAGAACCTGCGCTATGTGGTGATCGACGAGATCCACACCTACCGCGGCGTGTTCGGTTCGCACGTGGCCAATGTGATCCGCCGGCTCAAGCGCGTGTGCGCGTTCTACGGCGTGACCCCGCAGTTCATCCTGTGCTCGGCGACGATCGGCAATGCCCGCGAACACGGGCGCGCGCTGATCGAGGTCGACGACGCGCAGCTCGAGGCGATCGACGACGGCGGGGCGCCGCGCGGCGACAAGCACGTGCTGCTGTGGAACCCGCCGGTGGTCAATCCGGACCTGGGCCTGCGCGCATCGGCGCGCTCGCAGTCCAACCGCATCGCGCGGCTGGCGATCCGCTCGGGCCTCAAGACGCTGGTGTTCTGTCAGACCCGGCTGATGGTCGAGGTGTTGACCAAGTATCTCAAGGAGGTCTTCGACCACGACCCGCGCAAGCCGCGCCGCATCCGCGCCTACCGCGGCGGCTATCTGCCGACCGAACGCCGGGCGGCCGAGCGCGAGATGCGCGCCGGCACCATCGACGGCATCGTCAGCACCTCGGCGCTGGAACTGGGGGTCGACATCGGCAGCCTCGATGTGGTCGTGCTCAACGGCTATCCGGGCAGCATCTCGGCGACCTGGCAGCGCTTCGGTCGCGCAGGCCGCCGGCAGCAGCCCTCGGTCGGCGTGCTGGTCGCCAGCTCCGAGCCGATGGACCAGTACGTGGTGCGGCATCCGGAGTTCTTCGCCCAGGCCAACCCCGAGCACGCGCGCATCGAGCCCGACCAGCCGCTGATCCTGCTCGACCACATCCGCTGCGCCGCGTTCGAGCTGCCGTTCGTCGACGGCGATATGTTCGGCCCCATCGCGCCGCTGCCGTGGCTGGAGGTGCTGGCCGAGTCGGGCGTGCTGCACCACGAGGGCGACCGCTGGGAGTGGATCGCCGACAGCTACCCGGCGCAGGCGGTGAATCTGCGCTCGGTCGCCGACGGCAACTTCGTGGTCGTCGACCGCACCGACGGCCGGCAGACGATCATCGCCGAGGTCGATTACTCGGCGGCCGCACTCACGCTCTACGAGGGCGCGATCCACATGATCCAGTCCGAGCCGTTCCAGGTCGAACGCCTGGACTGGGACGGCCGCAAGGCCTATGTGCAGCGCACCCATGTCGATTACTACACCGACGCGATCGACTACACCAAGCTCAAGGTGCTCGACGACGCCGAGCAGGCCGATGCCGGGCAAGGCAGCGCGCACCTGGGCGAGGTGCACGTGGTGCGGCGGGTGTCGGGCTACAAGAAGATCCGCTTCCATACCCACGAGAACATCGGCTACGGGCCGGTCAACTTGCCCGACCAGGAACTGCACACCAGCGCGGTGTGGTGGCAGTTGCCGCAGCGTGCGCTCGATGCCGCGTTCGACGCGCGGCATGAGGCGCTCGACGGATTCCTCGGCGCCTCGTACGCGCTGCACTTGGTGGCGCAGGTCGCGGTGATGGCCGAGAGCCGCGACCTGCAGAAAGCCGTGGGCAGCGGCGATGGCACGTGGTTTGCGACCGCCGACCAGCGCGGGCGCGGACAGTTGCGCGACGGCGAGGGCGCGGCGATCGACATCGCCCACATCGGCCGCTTCGCGCCGACGCTGTATCTCTACGACAACTACCCCGGCGGCGTCGGCCTGTCTTCGCCGTTGTTCGAACGTCGCGACGAATTGCTCGCGCAAGCCGCGGCGCTGATCGGCGGCTGCGGTTGTCGCGCCGGCTGCCCGGCCTGCGTCGGGCCGATTCTCGCGTCCGAGGAGGACGCCGAGCGCACGCCGCGGCAACTGGCCGCGCGCGTGATCGACCTGCTGGTGGCCGCTTGA